From the Aquitalea magnusonii genome, one window contains:
- a CDS encoding 3-(methylthio)propionyl-CoA ligase — MRGQMMEQPLLISALLQHAETYHGDSEIVSRTVEGPIHRYTYREAARRSRQLANALAGLGVAHGDTVGTLAWNGYRHYEIYFATSGSGAICHTVNPRLFAEQISYIINHGEDKVLMFDLSFLPVVEQIAAELTTVQHFVLLTDRAHMPRESTLDNLLCYEDLVNSHSDHYQWPVFDENTASSLCYTSGTTGNPKGVLYSHRSTVLHAFASSLPDSLDISAQGAIMPVVPMFHVNGWGLPYSCTMNGAKLVLPGPKMDGVNLYELIESEGVTMAAGVPTIWMMLLQHCQKNHLKIHSLKRVIVGGSAAPESMVDQLAEHGAELRQLWGMTELSPCGTTSTPKFKHNGCDTPTLRALQTKQGRPIYGVAIRIVDDEGKPLPNDGVAFGNLQVKGSWVLSRYFKRELDDAHTEDGWFNTGDVVTIDRDGYMKITDRTKDVIKSGGEWISSIELENILVGHPAVAEAAAIGVLHPKWDERPLMVVVLKPGATASREELLGFYEGKIAKWWTPDDVVFLDELPHTATGKLQKMKLREMFKDYQWA; from the coding sequence ATGCGTGGACAAATGATGGAGCAGCCGCTGCTGATCTCCGCCCTGCTGCAACATGCTGAAACCTACCATGGCGACAGCGAAATCGTGTCGCGTACCGTGGAAGGCCCGATTCACCGCTACACCTACCGCGAGGCTGCGCGCCGCAGCCGCCAGTTGGCCAATGCGCTGGCCGGCCTGGGCGTAGCACATGGTGATACGGTGGGCACGCTGGCGTGGAACGGCTACCGCCACTACGAAATCTACTTTGCCACCTCCGGTTCCGGGGCCATTTGCCACACGGTCAATCCACGCCTGTTTGCCGAGCAGATCAGCTACATCATCAATCACGGCGAAGACAAGGTGCTGATGTTCGACCTGAGCTTCCTGCCGGTGGTGGAGCAGATTGCCGCCGAACTGACCACCGTGCAGCACTTTGTCTTGCTGACCGACCGCGCCCACATGCCGCGCGAGTCCACGCTGGACAACCTGTTGTGCTACGAAGACCTGGTCAACAGCCACAGCGACCATTACCAGTGGCCGGTGTTTGATGAAAACACCGCTTCCAGCCTGTGCTACACCTCGGGCACTACCGGCAACCCCAAGGGCGTGCTGTATTCGCACCGCTCCACCGTGCTGCATGCCTTTGCCAGCTCGCTGCCGGACAGCCTGGATATCTCGGCCCAGGGTGCCATCATGCCGGTGGTGCCGATGTTCCACGTCAATGGCTGGGGCCTGCCTTACAGCTGCACCATGAACGGGGCCAAGCTGGTGTTGCCCGGCCCCAAGATGGATGGGGTGAATCTGTACGAGCTGATCGAGAGCGAAGGCGTCACCATGGCCGCCGGTGTGCCCACCATCTGGATGATGCTGTTGCAGCACTGTCAGAAGAACCACCTCAAGATCCACAGCCTGAAGCGGGTGATTGTCGGTGGTTCGGCTGCCCCGGAAAGCATGGTGGACCAACTGGCCGAACACGGTGCCGAGCTGCGCCAGCTATGGGGCATGACCGAGCTGTCGCCCTGCGGCACCACCAGTACCCCCAAGTTCAAGCACAATGGCTGCGACACACCGACACTACGCGCACTGCAAACCAAGCAGGGCCGTCCCATTTACGGCGTGGCCATCCGCATTGTCGACGACGAAGGCAAGCCGCTGCCCAATGATGGCGTGGCCTTTGGCAACTTGCAGGTGAAGGGTTCCTGGGTGCTGTCGCGCTACTTCAAGCGCGAGCTGGACGACGCGCATACCGAAGACGGCTGGTTCAACACCGGGGACGTGGTCACGATCGACCGCGATGGCTACATGAAGATTACCGACCGCACCAAGGACGTGATCAAGTCCGGCGGCGAGTGGATCAGCTCCATCGAACTGGAAAACATTCTGGTGGGACACCCGGCCGTGGCCGAGGCGGCTGCCATCGGGGTGCTGCATCCCAAGTGGGATGAACGGCCACTGATGGTGGTGGTGCTTAAACCCGGTGCCACGGCCAGCCGTGAAGAGCTGCTCGGTTTTTACGAAGGCAAGATTGCCAAGTGGTGGACGCCGGACGATGTGGTGTTCCTGGATGAACTGCCGCATACCGCCACCGGCAAATTGCAAAAGATGAAACTGCGTGAAATGTTCAAGGATTACCAG